In Streptomyces sp. NBC_00569, a single genomic region encodes these proteins:
- a CDS encoding helix-turn-helix domain-containing protein, whose translation MASNVNPTVRRRRLGQELRRLRELKGMTAEEVAERLLVSQSKISRLENGRRSISQRDVRDLCGVYEVEDHRIVDSLMQMAKDSRQQGWWHSFGDIPYSVYIGLETDAASLRVYDPQVVPGLLQTRAYAETLITGALPETTPTDIDKRVQVRVRRQERIAAPDNPLRLWTVLDESALRRVVGSRAVMREQLEHLVEQSQLPHVTVQVIPFDMGAHPGLNGQYAILEFPDAADSSVVYIEGVTSDLYLEKANDVQKYSVMYEHLRAQALNVEQSRQFIAKIAQDYALQEAL comes from the coding sequence GTGGCGTCCAATGTCAATCCCACCGTCAGGCGACGCCGGTTGGGCCAGGAGCTGCGCCGGCTCCGCGAGCTCAAAGGCATGACGGCCGAAGAGGTGGCCGAGCGGCTGCTGGTCTCGCAGTCGAAGATCAGCAGGCTCGAGAACGGGCGGCGCAGCATCAGCCAGCGCGACGTCCGCGACCTGTGCGGGGTCTACGAGGTCGAGGACCACCGCATCGTCGACTCCCTCATGCAGATGGCCAAGGACTCCCGCCAGCAGGGCTGGTGGCACTCCTTCGGCGACATCCCGTACAGCGTCTACATCGGACTCGAGACGGACGCGGCGAGCCTGCGCGTCTACGATCCGCAGGTCGTGCCCGGTCTGCTGCAGACCCGGGCGTACGCGGAGACGCTGATCACGGGCGCGCTCCCGGAGACCACGCCGACCGACATCGACAAGCGGGTCCAGGTCCGCGTCCGCCGCCAGGAGCGCATCGCGGCCCCGGACAACCCGCTGCGGCTGTGGACCGTGCTCGACGAGTCGGCGCTGCGCCGCGTCGTCGGCAGCCGGGCCGTCATGCGCGAGCAGCTGGAGCACCTGGTCGAGCAGTCGCAGCTGCCCCATGTGACCGTGCAGGTCATTCCGTTCGACATGGGCGCGCACCCGGGCCTGAACGGCCAGTACGCGATTCTGGAGTTCCCGGACGCCGCGGATTCGAGTGTCGTCTACATCGAGGGCGTCACCAGTGATCTCTATCTGGAAAAGGCCAACGATGTACAGAAGTACAGCGTGATGTACGAGCATCTGCGGGCACAGGCGCTGAATGTGGAACAATCCAGACAGTTCATCGCGAAGATCGCCCAGGATTACGCGCTCCAGGAAGCCCTCTAG
- a CDS encoding extracellular solute-binding protein gives MRRRTSVLRLALAACLLALAALTGGCAGGDTHRTVVVLGPWTGPEGAAFEDALARLSHRSGHHYVYKGTRSLRETLVAQLEAGAPPDVAVLNSIGELTEYAADGRLEPLSPQAAERGYPPWSPTLTLDGRHRTYWVPLRVNLKSLVWSKRATGTEAPDWCVGMAAQATSGWPGTDWIEDILLHQAGPDTYTRWATGRLDWKHDPAVRRAFTTWSEILGPRSPKSVERSLTMSFEGTPDPKHPNAPKRGLLGGSLPGCTHEHQGSFIRSLYPGAMADNSLRVEPAARFLHGRAAYKDTYEVSGDMAAVLTDNPAAQDLVTLLTSENGRKTWSRRTEPHLRPFFPDATDPQPDDPTGLAVASYLTHDADTLCFDASDVMPPVLRDAFYRAVLTYFQDPRTGTLDTLLGQLETVRSQIAVTPSGRSGQVHAPDDICASPGG, from the coding sequence ATGAGGCGCCGGACCAGCGTGCTCCGGCTCGCGCTCGCCGCCTGCCTGCTCGCCCTCGCCGCGCTCACCGGCGGCTGCGCCGGCGGCGACACGCACCGGACCGTCGTCGTGCTCGGGCCGTGGACCGGACCCGAGGGCGCCGCGTTCGAGGACGCCCTCGCCCGCCTGTCGCACCGCAGCGGTCACCATTACGTCTACAAGGGCACCCGCTCCCTGCGCGAGACCCTCGTCGCGCAGCTGGAGGCCGGCGCCCCGCCCGACGTCGCGGTCCTCAACAGCATCGGCGAGCTCACCGAGTACGCGGCCGACGGCAGACTCGAACCGCTGTCGCCACAGGCCGCCGAACGCGGCTACCCGCCCTGGTCCCCCACCCTCACCCTCGACGGCAGGCACCGCACCTACTGGGTGCCGCTGCGGGTCAACCTCAAGAGCCTGGTGTGGAGCAAGCGCGCCACCGGGACCGAGGCGCCCGACTGGTGCGTGGGCATGGCCGCGCAGGCCACCTCCGGATGGCCCGGCACCGACTGGATCGAGGACATCCTCCTCCACCAGGCGGGCCCCGACACGTACACACGGTGGGCCACCGGCCGCCTCGACTGGAAGCACGACCCGGCCGTGCGCCGCGCCTTCACGACCTGGTCCGAGATCCTCGGCCCGCGGTCGCCGAAGTCCGTCGAGCGCTCCCTGACCATGTCGTTCGAGGGCACCCCCGACCCGAAGCATCCCAACGCCCCCAAGCGCGGACTCCTCGGCGGCTCCCTCCCGGGCTGCACCCACGAACACCAGGGCTCCTTCATCCGCTCCCTCTACCCCGGCGCCATGGCCGACAACTCTCTGCGCGTGGAGCCGGCCGCCCGGTTCCTGCACGGGCGGGCCGCGTACAAGGACACGTACGAGGTGTCGGGCGACATGGCCGCCGTGCTCACCGACAACCCGGCGGCGCAGGACCTCGTGACACTCCTGACCAGCGAGAACGGCCGCAAGACCTGGTCACGGCGCACGGAGCCCCACCTGCGGCCCTTCTTCCCCGACGCGACCGACCCCCAGCCCGACGACCCGACCGGCCTCGCCGTCGCCTCCTATCTGACCCACGACGCGGACACCCTGTGCTTCGACGCGTCGGACGTCATGCCGCCCGTGCTGCGCGACGCGTTCTACCGGGCCGTCCTGACGTACTTCCAGGACCCCCGGACGGGAACGCTCGACACGCTCCTCGGGCAGCTGGAGACCGTCCGCAGCCAGATCGCCGTAACGCCGTCGGGCCGCTCGGGGCAGGTGCACGCGCCGGACGACATCTGCGCGTCGCCGGGCGGTTAG
- a CDS encoding sodium:solute symporter family protein, with product MNSLDWAVLIGYFGIMVAIGVWSHKRVDDVSDFFTAGGKMPWWLSGISHHMSGYSAVMFTGYAGIAYTYGVTSFVTWSFPIALGIAIGSKLFAPRINRLRSRLHVASPLEYLKNRYNLKTQQALAWSGMLLKIVDVAAKWAAIATLLSVFTGISINQGILITGVITAIYCTIGGLWADALTELGQFIIQLIAGVAMFVAVVSKLGPFGGIFGVWDEPELAGHGKPLVGPYGTVFLLAFLFIKLFEYNGGMLNQAQRYMATGSAREATRSARLSAVLWLVWPVVLFFPMWVSPLLVHAQKPDGSDSYGLMTEQLLPHGLLGLVIVGFFSHTMAMCSSDANAIAAVFTRDVAPAVSKKAKEQWVGNKGLLAARLTTVIFLGLSMAVATQVNSPTFKDIITVVIKWVAGLMGPIAIPMMLGLLRTFRKSGPTAALTSWAMGLLAFWLVNYPISWNVEGGVPLEYQVSIPLAVSLVLYILIGYLKPEDSPERDALIERINTDDDGSTGAAAVPAPAEPQDGTVGTQPPGRLS from the coding sequence ATGAACAGTCTCGACTGGGCCGTGCTCATCGGCTACTTCGGCATCATGGTCGCGATCGGCGTCTGGTCCCACAAACGTGTGGACGACGTCTCCGACTTCTTCACGGCCGGCGGCAAGATGCCCTGGTGGCTTTCCGGCATCTCGCACCACATGTCCGGCTACAGCGCCGTCATGTTCACCGGATACGCCGGCATCGCCTACACGTACGGCGTGACGTCGTTCGTCACGTGGTCGTTCCCGATCGCGCTCGGCATCGCCATCGGCTCGAAACTGTTCGCGCCGCGCATCAACCGGCTGCGGTCACGGCTGCACGTGGCGTCGCCACTCGAATACCTCAAGAACCGCTACAACCTGAAGACCCAACAGGCGCTGGCCTGGTCGGGCATGCTCCTGAAGATCGTGGACGTGGCCGCCAAGTGGGCCGCCATCGCCACCCTGTTGTCCGTCTTCACCGGCATCTCCATCAACCAGGGCATCCTGATCACCGGCGTCATCACGGCGATCTACTGCACCATCGGCGGACTGTGGGCCGACGCGCTCACCGAGCTGGGGCAGTTCATCATCCAGCTCATCGCCGGTGTCGCCATGTTCGTCGCCGTCGTCTCCAAGCTCGGCCCGTTCGGCGGCATCTTCGGCGTCTGGGACGAGCCCGAGCTCGCGGGCCACGGCAAGCCGCTCGTCGGCCCGTACGGCACGGTGTTCCTGCTGGCGTTCCTCTTCATCAAGCTCTTCGAGTACAACGGCGGCATGCTCAACCAGGCCCAGCGCTACATGGCCACCGGCTCCGCCCGCGAGGCCACGCGCTCGGCCCGCCTCTCGGCGGTCCTGTGGCTGGTCTGGCCCGTCGTCCTCTTCTTCCCCATGTGGGTGTCGCCGCTCCTGGTGCACGCACAGAAGCCGGACGGTTCGGACTCGTACGGCCTGATGACCGAACAGCTCCTGCCGCACGGCCTGTTGGGCCTGGTCATCGTCGGCTTCTTCTCGCACACGATGGCCATGTGCTCCTCCGACGCGAACGCCATCGCCGCCGTCTTCACCCGTGACGTGGCACCCGCGGTCTCGAAGAAGGCGAAGGAGCAGTGGGTCGGGAACAAGGGGCTGCTGGCCGCCCGCCTCACCACGGTGATCTTCCTCGGTCTGTCCATGGCGGTGGCCACACAGGTCAACTCGCCCACGTTCAAGGACATCATCACCGTCGTCATCAAGTGGGTCGCGGGCCTGATGGGCCCGATCGCGATCCCGATGATGCTGGGTCTGCTGCGCACCTTCCGCAAGTCCGGTCCCACGGCGGCGCTCACCAGCTGGGCCATGGGTCTGCTCGCCTTCTGGCTGGTCAACTACCCGATCAGCTGGAACGTCGAGGGCGGGGTGCCGCTCGAGTACCAGGTGTCGATCCCGCTGGCCGTCTCGCTCGTGCTCTACATCCTCATCGGTTACCTCAAGCCGGAGGACTCCCCGGAGCGGGACGCCCTCATCGAGCGCATCAACACGGACGACGACGGGTCCACCGGGGCGGCGGCGGTTCCCGCGCCGGCGGAGCCGCAGGACGGGACCGTCGGCACGCAGCCGCCGGGACGCCTCTCGTAG
- a CDS encoding GOLPH3/VPS74 family protein, with protein sequence MGRSRRTIPEELLLLALDPATGTTAQPQSLDLGLAGAQLVELALAGRIAPDGDRIAVVAPRPTGDPTLDCALELLRRRGTPVRAVHWIGGPRLGLRQTYLSHLERCGMVHAVAGQMCGVLPTTRYQATDTAISREIRSRLDSAIRTGVPPDPRTAALAALAHAVGLGKHLYPGNEGRSSRSRLRDLIRHDPMGGLVAHAVMDVQNGVAAQPRRSPAPPGRGAPDPGRVPMQPHHGSMARAVAH encoded by the coding sequence ATGGGCAGGAGCCGCAGAACAATTCCGGAGGAGCTTCTGCTGCTCGCTCTGGACCCGGCCACGGGTACCACAGCGCAGCCGCAGTCGCTCGACCTAGGTCTGGCCGGAGCACAGCTAGTAGAGCTGGCGCTGGCCGGACGGATAGCCCCAGACGGGGATCGTATCGCCGTGGTGGCACCACGGCCGACCGGAGATCCGACTTTGGACTGCGCACTGGAGTTGCTGCGAAGGCGCGGCACCCCGGTACGCGCGGTGCACTGGATCGGCGGGCCCCGACTGGGGCTGCGCCAGACGTATCTCTCGCATCTGGAAAGGTGCGGCATGGTCCATGCCGTGGCCGGCCAGATGTGCGGAGTGCTGCCGACGACTCGCTACCAGGCGACGGACACGGCCATCAGCCGGGAGATCAGGTCCCGGCTGGACAGCGCGATCCGTACCGGCGTACCGCCGGACCCACGGACCGCGGCGCTCGCCGCACTGGCCCACGCGGTCGGACTCGGCAAGCATCTGTATCCGGGGAACGAGGGACGATCGTCCCGCTCCCGGCTGCGGGACCTGATCAGGCACGACCCCATGGGCGGCCTCGTGGCGCACGCCGTGATGGACGTCCAGAACGGTGTGGCCGCTCAGCCACGCCGCAGCCCGGCCCCGCCGGGCAGGGGAGCACCGGACCCCGGCAGGGTTCCGATGCAGCCGCACCACGGGTCGATGGCCCGCGCCGTGGCGCACTGA
- a CDS encoding ADP-ribosylglycohydrolase family protein has protein sequence MAAPLTPKQGGPSSAVWGRAEQQDFRSRVRGTLIGAALGDALGAPLAELSLEEVRAAHGPQGLTDLAPAYGRRGAVTAATQQALFTVDGLIRAQVRRDTGAWHPPTDVHRAYLRWAATQRDWGPDERRKEDGWLAREEWLYSRRGPSRDCLLGLGNDVMGTLDKPKNVAAAGSAAAARSAPFGLLVGWEPQLVFQLAAECAVQTHGAPAAYLAAGAYAVVVHGLARGESLDGAVQRVLVLLAARPGHQPVTDALKHALGAVRQGMPSAARVDELVGDGLAEGVLAVAVYCALVGEDIRHGLCLAVNHGGPSEATGALCGGLLGALHGETALPPGWVTELEGRPTVLELADDFAMEMTQGPALHSPAASSPGWLARYPRA, from the coding sequence GTGGCAGCCCCACTGACCCCCAAGCAGGGGGGACCCTCATCGGCCGTATGGGGCCGCGCCGAGCAGCAGGATTTCCGCAGCCGGGTCCGCGGCACGCTGATCGGGGCCGCGCTCGGCGACGCCCTCGGGGCGCCGCTGGCCGAGCTCTCCCTCGAAGAGGTGAGGGCCGCGCACGGTCCGCAGGGACTGACCGACCTCGCTCCCGCGTACGGGCGCCGCGGCGCCGTCACCGCCGCGACGCAGCAGGCGCTCTTCACGGTGGACGGCCTCATAAGGGCGCAGGTGCGGCGCGACACGGGCGCCTGGCATCCCCCGACCGACGTGCACCGCGCCTACCTCCGCTGGGCGGCGACCCAGCGTGACTGGGGCCCGGACGAGCGGCGCAAGGAGGACGGCTGGCTGGCCCGCGAGGAGTGGCTGTACTCGCGCCGCGGCCCGTCCCGCGACTGCCTCCTCGGACTCGGCAACGACGTCATGGGGACCCTGGACAAGCCGAAGAACGTGGCGGCCGCCGGGTCCGCGGCGGCGGCCCGCTCGGCCCCGTTCGGGCTGCTCGTCGGCTGGGAGCCGCAGCTCGTCTTCCAGCTGGCCGCCGAGTGCGCGGTCCAGACGCACGGCGCCCCCGCGGCCTACCTCGCCGCGGGTGCGTACGCGGTCGTCGTGCACGGACTCGCGCGCGGCGAGAGCCTGGACGGCGCCGTGCAGCGCGTCCTCGTCCTGCTGGCCGCGCGCCCGGGGCACCAGCCGGTCACGGACGCGCTCAAGCACGCGCTCGGCGCGGTCCGCCAGGGCATGCCGTCGGCCGCCCGCGTCGACGAACTGGTGGGTGACGGGCTCGCGGAGGGCGTGCTCGCCGTGGCGGTGTACTGCGCCCTCGTGGGCGAGGACATACGGCACGGACTGTGTCTCGCGGTGAACCACGGCGGCCCGTCCGAGGCGACCGGCGCGCTGTGCGGGGGTCTGCTCGGCGCGCTGCACGGGGAGACCGCGCTGCCGCCGGGCTGGGTGACCGAGCTGGAGGGCCGCCCCACGGTCCTGGAGCTCGCCGACGACTTCGCGATGGAGATGACGCAGGGGCCCGCCCTGCACAGCCCCGCGGCGTCCTCGCCGGGGTGGCTGGCCCGCTATCCGCGGGCGTGA
- a CDS encoding SDR family oxidoreductase, with the protein MLLNGKTVVVSGVGAGLGHQVAAAVVRDGGNAVLGARTEANLAKSAAEIDPDGTHTAYAATDITDESRCEALAGLARERFGGVDAVIHVAAWDSYFGGLEDADFSTWQQVIDVNLLGTLRMTRACLPALKERGGSVVVIGTQSAVAAPSQVRQAAYAASKGALTSAMYSMARELGPHRIRVNTVLPGWMWGPPVEAYVQFTAHTEGVSQDEVLGRLTERMALPELATDGDVADAAVFLASDRARAITGQSLLVNAGELMR; encoded by the coding sequence ATGCTCCTGAACGGAAAGACAGTGGTCGTGTCGGGGGTCGGGGCCGGGCTCGGCCACCAGGTCGCCGCGGCCGTGGTGCGCGACGGCGGCAACGCCGTGCTGGGCGCGCGCACGGAGGCGAACCTCGCGAAGTCGGCCGCCGAGATCGACCCGGACGGTACGCACACCGCGTACGCGGCGACGGACATCACCGACGAGAGCCGGTGCGAGGCGCTCGCGGGGCTCGCGCGCGAGCGGTTCGGCGGGGTCGACGCCGTGATCCATGTCGCCGCCTGGGACAGCTACTTCGGCGGCCTGGAGGACGCGGACTTCTCGACGTGGCAGCAGGTCATCGACGTGAACCTGCTGGGTACGCTGCGCATGACCCGGGCCTGCCTGCCCGCGCTCAAGGAGCGGGGCGGCTCCGTCGTCGTCATCGGCACACAGTCGGCCGTCGCCGCGCCCTCCCAGGTCCGGCAGGCGGCGTACGCGGCCTCGAAGGGCGCGCTGACCTCGGCCATGTACTCCATGGCCCGCGAGCTCGGCCCGCACCGCATCCGGGTCAACACCGTGCTGCCCGGCTGGATGTGGGGGCCGCCGGTCGAGGCGTACGTCCAGTTCACCGCGCACACCGAGGGCGTGTCGCAGGACGAGGTCCTGGGGCGCCTCACCGAGCGGATGGCGCTGCCCGAGCTGGCCACGGACGGGGACGTGGCGGACGCCGCCGTGTTCCTCGCCTCCGACCGGGCTCGGGCCATCACCGGCCAGTCGCTTCTGGTCAACGCGGGTGAGCTGATGCGGTAG
- a CDS encoding D-alanyl-D-alanine carboxypeptidase encodes MARQSPERVDQATAVFSVRDVPATTESDSGSGSGSSSGSAGKSPAGSDSDADADVSGAEDSGSASGSASASTSVSDSGAGPEPEAGSGDGTEPGSGDEAGDARLRAAVAAWVSGPRDGSADGPEAAGDGAADAAEDEAEASAADEPGEPEAADTASDAAEGDGDGDGAVADAAEGSADAEATDTAKGPDEDAHAESADASEVPEAEALDADVKPADEAKAGAKPSGEVKESADAEPADALEAPEAEAPDADAKPADEVKAEAKPADGAKASADAEPADEVKAEAKLSDEAKADAEPADGAKASADAEPADAAKAPADAKPADEAKADAEPADAAKAPADAEPAAEVKVDAKPSDEAKADGKPADAAKAPADAKPPVDQATAVFKAVKPPVDQPTQMLKSLGSKPAGAGKAESDAERTSKFVPLRGLDSGTPAKPKAQPEAQSKAQPTAPPPAKPYVGPERTTQQPLPPLPPLDLLAELTNTPPPAETPVRTAVRRVKIWTPIVLLLAVVFAVVQAVRPLPAPTLALTAKSTFAFDGDKVSLPWPAEGQGSMDVSGIGAMDRFGEQKPVPIGSVAKAMTAYVVLKDHPLQPGKDGPSIGVDAKAEKEGGYDSEGESTLNTVKEGDKLSQKDALSAIMIPSANNIARLLARWDAGSEEAFVKKMNAAAKDLGMTGTTYTDPSGLKETTVSTAQDQVKLGNELVKIQALMDITKLPTWKDPSGKTWQNYNRLVPYNNAVGVKTGSTTKAGGNLLFAATKDAGGETVTVVGAILGQHRAPIIDTVNAVSKTAMLAAQDAVKASTILKKGDVVGYVDDGLGGQTPVVVTKNVSAVGWAGLTVKLELADGAKGAAVPHSAKAGTKVGELKVGDGSGGAVTVPVALQKDLAEPGFGQKLTRVG; translated from the coding sequence ATGGCGAGGCAGTCGCCGGAGCGGGTCGATCAGGCGACGGCGGTGTTCTCCGTCCGGGACGTTCCGGCGACGACGGAATCGGATTCGGGTTCCGGGTCTGGTTCGAGTTCGGGTTCGGCGGGGAAGTCCCCGGCGGGATCGGATTCGGATGCGGACGCGGACGTCTCCGGCGCGGAGGACTCGGGCTCGGCTTCCGGTTCGGCATCGGCATCGACATCGGTGTCAGATTCCGGGGCGGGCCCGGAGCCCGAGGCGGGTTCCGGGGACGGTACGGAGCCGGGTTCCGGCGACGAGGCGGGCGACGCACGCCTGCGTGCCGCTGTGGCGGCCTGGGTGTCCGGTCCGCGGGACGGCTCCGCCGACGGGCCCGAGGCGGCCGGTGACGGTGCCGCTGACGCGGCGGAGGACGAAGCGGAGGCGTCCGCGGCGGACGAGCCGGGCGAGCCGGAGGCGGCAGACACCGCGTCGGACGCGGCGGAGGGCGACGGCGACGGCGATGGCGCCGTGGCCGACGCCGCCGAGGGCTCGGCCGACGCCGAGGCCACGGACACCGCCAAGGGGCCCGACGAGGACGCGCACGCCGAATCGGCTGACGCCTCTGAGGTACCGGAAGCCGAGGCGCTCGACGCCGACGTGAAGCCGGCCGATGAGGCGAAGGCTGGCGCGAAGCCGTCCGGCGAGGTCAAGGAGTCCGCCGACGCCGAGCCGGCCGATGCCCTTGAGGCACCGGAAGCCGAGGCGCCCGACGCCGACGCGAAGCCGGCCGACGAGGTCAAGGCTGAGGCCAAGCCGGCCGACGGGGCGAAGGCATCCGCTGACGCCGAGCCGGCCGACGAGGTCAAGGCTGAGGCCAAGCTGTCCGACGAGGCGAAGGCTGACGCCGAGCCCGCCGACGGGGCGAAGGCATCCGCTGACGCCGAGCCCGCCGATGCGGCGAAGGCACCCGCCGACGCCAAGCCGGCCGACGAGGCGAAGGCCGATGCCGAGCCCGCCGATGCGGCCAAGGCGCCCGCCGACGCCGAGCCGGCCGCCGAGGTCAAGGTCGACGCCAAGCCGTCCGACGAGGCGAAGGCCGATGGCAAGCCCGCCGATGCGGCGAAGGCACCCGCCGACGCCAAGCCCCCCGTCGACCAGGCCACCGCCGTCTTCAAGGCCGTCAAACCGCCCGTCGATCAGCCGACCCAGATGCTCAAGTCGCTCGGGTCCAAGCCCGCCGGTGCGGGCAAGGCCGAGTCCGATGCCGAGCGCACCAGCAAGTTCGTGCCCCTCAGGGGGCTCGACTCGGGCACCCCGGCCAAGCCCAAGGCGCAGCCCGAGGCACAGTCCAAGGCGCAGCCCACCGCCCCGCCGCCCGCGAAGCCCTACGTCGGGCCCGAGCGCACCACCCAGCAGCCGCTCCCGCCGCTGCCCCCGCTCGACCTCCTGGCCGAGCTCACGAACACGCCGCCGCCCGCGGAGACCCCGGTCCGCACGGCCGTGCGCAGGGTCAAGATCTGGACGCCGATCGTCCTGCTGCTCGCCGTCGTGTTTGCGGTCGTACAGGCCGTACGACCGCTGCCCGCGCCCACGCTGGCGCTGACCGCCAAGTCGACGTTCGCGTTCGACGGGGACAAGGTCTCGCTGCCGTGGCCGGCCGAGGGCCAGGGCTCGATGGACGTCAGCGGCATCGGCGCGATGGATCGGTTCGGCGAGCAGAAGCCCGTACCGATCGGGTCCGTGGCCAAGGCCATGACGGCGTACGTCGTGCTCAAGGACCACCCGCTGCAGCCGGGCAAGGACGGCCCGTCCATCGGCGTGGACGCGAAGGCGGAGAAGGAGGGCGGCTACGACTCCGAGGGCGAGTCGACGCTGAACACCGTCAAGGAAGGCGACAAGCTCAGCCAGAAGGACGCCCTTTCGGCCATCATGATTCCGTCCGCGAACAACATCGCGCGGCTGCTGGCCCGTTGGGACGCCGGTTCCGAGGAGGCGTTCGTCAAGAAGATGAACGCCGCCGCCAAGGACCTCGGCATGACCGGCACGACGTACACGGACCCGTCCGGGCTGAAGGAGACGACCGTCTCCACCGCTCAGGACCAGGTCAAGCTCGGCAACGAGCTGGTGAAGATCCAGGCCCTGATGGACATCACCAAGCTGCCGACGTGGAAGGACCCGTCGGGCAAGACGTGGCAGAACTACAACCGCCTCGTCCCGTACAACAACGCGGTCGGCGTGAAGACCGGTTCGACGACCAAGGCCGGCGGCAACCTGCTCTTCGCCGCGACGAAGGACGCCGGCGGCGAGACCGTGACGGTCGTCGGCGCGATCCTCGGGCAGCACAGGGCGCCGATCATCGACACCGTGAACGCGGTCAGCAAGACGGCGATGCTCGCGGCGCAGGACGCCGTGAAGGCGTCGACGATCCTGAAGAAGGGCGACGTCGTCGGCTACGTGGACGACGGGCTCGGCGGGCAGACCCCGGTCGTGGTGACGAAGAACGTCTCGGCCGTCGGCTGGGCGGGCCTGACGGTGAAGCTGGAGCTGGCGGACGGTGCCAAGGGCGCCGCCGTCCCGCACAGCGCGAAGGCCGGTACGAAGGTCGGCGAGCTGAAGGTCGGCGACGGTTCGGGCGGTGCGGTCACCGTCCCGGTCGCCCTCCAGAAGGACCTGGCCGAACCCGGTTTCGGCCAGAAGCTCACCCGCGTCGGCTGA
- a CDS encoding DUF397 domain-containing protein: MAIQQGGTNSWTKSSYSTGNGACVEVKSPLLAAIAVRDSKAPEGPSIGFAPDSWNSFVTEVSRGAFDAA; the protein is encoded by the coding sequence ATGGCAATTCAGCAGGGCGGCACGAATTCCTGGACCAAGTCCTCCTATTCGACGGGCAACGGCGCGTGCGTCGAGGTCAAGTCCCCCCTCCTGGCCGCGATCGCGGTGCGGGACTCGAAGGCCCCCGAGGGGCCCTCGATCGGCTTCGCCCCCGATTCATGGAACTCCTTCGTGACCGAGGTCAGCCGGGGCGCCTTCGACGCCGCCTGA